The Mangifera indica cultivar Alphonso chromosome 8, CATAS_Mindica_2.1, whole genome shotgun sequence genome has a window encoding:
- the LOC123224415 gene encoding omega-hydroxypalmitate O-feruloyl transferase-like produces the protein MMADAKTSTLEFIVKQGEPTMVLPAEETKKGLFFLSNLDQNIAVIVRTVYCFKSDSRGNEDAVEVLKNALSKLLVHHYPFAGKLTISAEGKLIVDCTGDGAVFVEAEANCTVQDIGDTAKPDPGTLGKLVYETPGAQHILQMPLLAVQVTKFKCGGFIIGLSMNHCLLDGIGAMDFVNSWGEIARGLPLKVPPSLDRTILESRKPPKIEFPHHEFAQIEDISNMSKLYEEEMRYSAFLFDPEKLEKLKKIAMEDKKLKKCTTFETLSAFVWRARCQALSMNPDQQTKLLFAVDGRPRFVPPLPEGFAGNGIVLTNALCSAGDLSKNPLSYAVGLVQEAVQMVTDSYMRSAIDYFEVTRARPSLAATLLITAWSRLAFNTINFGWGEPIFSGPVALPEKEVILFLSHGKDRKSINVLLGLPASAMKKFEELVQI, from the exons ATGATGGCGGATGCTAAAACTAGTACCTTGGAGTTTATTGTGAAGCAAGGAGAGCCAACTATGGTTCTTCCTGCTGAGGAGACGAAGAAAGGCCTGTTTTTTCTCTCAAACCTTGATCAGAACATCGCTGTGATTGTTCGTACCGTTTACTGCTTTAAATCAGATTCAAGAGGAAATGAAGATGCCGTAGAAGTCCTCAAAAATGCCTTGTCCAAATTACTCGTTCATCACTACCCTTTTGCGGGGAAGTTAACTATTTCTGCAGAGGGGAAGCTAATAGTGGACTGCACAGGTGATGGTGCTGTTTTTGTTGAAGCTGAAGCAAATTGTACTGTTCAAGATATAGGAGACACAGCAAAGCCCGATCCTGGGACTCTTGGTAAACTGGTCTACGAAACTCCTGGTGCTCAGCACATACTTCAGATGCCTCTCCTGGCGGTTCag GTGACTAAGTTTAAGTGTGGAGGATTTATCATTGGGCTGTCAATGAACCACTGTCTTTTAGACGGGATTGGTGCCATGGATTTTGTGAATTCGTGGGGTGAAATTGCAAGAGGGTTGCCTCTGAAGGTGCCTCCATCTCTAGATAGAACAATTCTGGAATCCCGAAAGCCACCTAAGATAGAGTTTCCACACCATGAATTTGCTCAGATTgaagatatatcaaatatgaGCAAGCTTTACGAAGAAGAAATGCGTTACAGTGCCTTCCTTTTTGACCCGGAAAAGCTTGAAAAACTCAAGAAAATAGCCATGgaagataaaaagttaaaaaaatgcaCGACATTTGAAACTCTCTCAGCTTTTGTATGGAGAGCTCGATGCCAGGCATTAAGCATGAACCCTGATCAACAAACAAAGCTGCTGTTTGCTGTCGATGGACGACCAAGATTTGTGCCGCCATTGCCTGAAGGCTTCGCGGGCAATGGGATTGTACTTACAAATGCATTGTGTAGTGCTGGCGATCTTTCGAAAAATCCGCTGTCATATGCAGTCGGACTGGTTCAAGAGGCTGTTCAAATGGTAACAGACAGTTATATGAGATCTGCCATAGACTATTTTGAAGTAACAAGAGCTAGGCCCTCTTTGGCTGCAACTCTTTTAATCACAGCTTGGTCTAGACTTGCTTTCAACACTATAAACTTCGGATGGGGAGAGCCAATTTTTTCGGGTCCTGTGGCTTTGCCTGAGAAGGAAGTAATTCTGTTCCTATCTCATGGTAAAGACAGGAAAAGCATAAATGTGCTTCTGGGTTTGCCAGCTTCTGCCATGAAGAAGTTCGAGGAACTGGTGCAGATATGA